AGCGATAACCTCGCCAATAATCACGCTGTCAATGCCATACCTGTCTTTTTTCATGGCGCTAACCACTGATTCGGCCACATCCTTGGGCACTACGGCCAGAACCTTGCCCTCATTGGCAACATACAAGGGGTCAAAACCCAGAATCTCACAGGCAGCCATGACCTCATCCCTGACCGGCAGCGATTTCTCGTCGAGCACAATTCCCATATTACTCTGAACTGCAATCTCATTGAGGGTTGTGGCAACTCCTCCCCTGGTTGGGTCCCTGAGGACATGGATATCTTTGGATACTTTCAGCATTGCAGCGACCAAAGTGTTCAAGGGCGCACAATCACTTGTTATCTGATTCCTGAAGGACAGGCCCTGGCGTTCCGCCATTACCGCTATCCCATGGTCACCGATAAAACCATTGATAATCACCTTGTCACCGGGTTTAGCCCGGTTGCCTGATATATGGACACCTTCAGGCACTGTGCCAATTCCTGAGGTGTTAATAAATATCTGGTCCAAAGAACCTCGTTCAACGACCTTGGTATCTCCGCAGACAATCTTCACCCCGGCCTCATCTGCCGCCTTTTTCATGGAAAGCACAATAGCATTGAGCTTTTCCATGGCAAAACCCTCTTCAATTATAAAGCCTGTGCTCAGCCAGAGCGGGTTTGCACCACCCATGGCCAGGTCATTTACCGTCCCGCAGACTGCCAGTTTACCAATATCTCCTCCGGGGAAAAAAGGCGGACTGACAACAAAGGAGTCTGTGGTAAAGGCCAGTCTGACTCCCTCAGCCTGGACCTCTGCCCGGTCATCAAGCCTGTTCAGTTCCGGGTTATCAAAAACCGGCAAAAAAAGTTCCGTGACCAGCTCGTGAGATAGCTTCCCTCCGCTGCCATGGGCCAGAAGTATTTTGTCATGCCTCATCACCGGATGCTCCTTTCCCGTATTTATAATAAGCGGCACACGTGCCCTCAACCGAAACCATACATGGGCCTACCGGGTTTTCAGGAATACAGGTTCGTCCAAAATGGCCGCATTCGGGAGGAGTAATAACCCCTCTGAGCACCTCGCCGCACCTGCACCCCGGCAGGTCCCTGTCTTCCTGAATACGGATGCCATACTTCTTTACTGCATCAAACCGTCTGTATTCGGGTCTAAACGCAAGCCCCGTTCCGGGAATAGTGCCCATCCCCCGCCAGATAGCATCAGCGGGCTGAAAAACCTTAAAGAGGATATTCATAGCATGTGGATTACCCTCAGGAGGCACGCCCCTGTTATACTGGATTTCCACCCTGGCTGTCCCCTCTTCAATCTGTCTGACCAGCATATAAATCCCCTGGAGGATGTCCACGGGTTCGAACCCGATAACCAATGCCGGTATCAAGAACTCCTCTGCAATAAAACCATAAGGCTTGGTTCCAATCAGTGAACTTACGTGACCGGGAAGAATAAAGCCATTGACTCCGATTTCATTACTCTCCAGTAAGGCCCTGATGGCCTGTGGAATAAGCTTTTGGGCTCCAACCACCGAGAAATTACCGATACCTTCTCTTTCGGCCCTGAGAATGGCTGCGGCCACAGTTGGTGAAGTGGTCTCAAACCCGATGCCGAAAAAAACCGTTTCTTTATCAGGGTTGTCCCTGGCCAGGTCAACGGCATCCATAGTGGAATATACAATCCTGATATCTGCCCCTGCTGCTTTCTCTGCAGCTAAACTGGACGATGACCCCGGAACCTTCATCATGTCACCAAAGGTGGTCAGA
This DNA window, taken from Phosphitispora fastidiosa, encodes the following:
- the hypE gene encoding hydrogenase expression/formation protein HypE — encoded protein: MRHDKILLAHGSGGKLSHELVTELFLPVFDNPELNRLDDRAEVQAEGVRLAFTTDSFVVSPPFFPGGDIGKLAVCGTVNDLAMGGANPLWLSTGFIIEEGFAMEKLNAIVLSMKKAADEAGVKIVCGDTKVVERGSLDQIFINTSGIGTVPEGVHISGNRAKPGDKVIINGFIGDHGIAVMAERQGLSFRNQITSDCAPLNTLVAAMLKVSKDIHVLRDPTRGGVATTLNEIAVQSNMGIVLDEKSLPVRDEVMAACEILGFDPLYVANEGKVLAVVPKDVAESVVSAMKKDRYGIDSVIIGEVIADHQGKVVLSTGIGGKRIVDMLVGEQLPRIC
- the hypD gene encoding hydrogenase formation protein HypD, whose amino-acid sequence is MKFLKEYRDNDIARVIISKINEVSRKPAKLMEVCGTHTVAIFRHGIREVLPQNISLISGPGCPVCVTPNRHIDEALEICRQPGVILTTFGDMMKVPGSSSSLAAEKAAGADIRIVYSTMDAVDLARDNPDKETVFFGIGFETTSPTVAAAILRAEREGIGNFSVVGAQKLIPQAIRALLESNEIGVNGFILPGHVSSLIGTKPYGFIAEEFLIPALVIGFEPVDILQGIYMLVRQIEEGTARVEIQYNRGVPPEGNPHAMNILFKVFQPADAIWRGMGTIPGTGLAFRPEYRRFDAVKKYGIRIQEDRDLPGCRCGEVLRGVITPPECGHFGRTCIPENPVGPCMVSVEGTCAAYYKYGKGASGDEA